A section of the Sphingomonas ginsenosidivorax genome encodes:
- a CDS encoding cytochrome c1: protein MVRLIASLVGAAFVLVLGIALFGSVSGAITDPVAPTAESVYHLHPKELELASNGVFGKFDRRQVQRGFQVYKEVCSACHSLRLVAFRDLQKIGYSEPEVKAIANQWVIEQPTINPETGEAATRKNIPSDHFPSPFANEVAARAANNNALPPDLSLITKAREEGTAYVHSLLTGYRAQSPAMLKAFPDAKTPEGLHYNPYFANLNIAMPPPLTSDGQVTYADGTKASVEQMSADVSAFLTWTAEPNLEARHAAGFASILFILIFCGLAWGAYRNVWRDVKH from the coding sequence ATGGTTCGTCTCATTGCATCCCTGGTCGGCGCCGCGTTCGTGCTGGTGCTGGGCATCGCGCTCTTCGGCAGCGTGTCGGGGGCCATCACCGACCCCGTCGCGCCGACCGCGGAGAGCGTCTATCATCTCCACCCCAAGGAGCTGGAGCTCGCGTCGAACGGCGTGTTCGGCAAGTTCGACCGTCGCCAGGTCCAGCGCGGCTTCCAGGTCTACAAGGAAGTCTGCTCGGCCTGCCACTCGCTGCGCCTCGTCGCGTTCCGCGACCTGCAGAAGATCGGCTATAGCGAGCCCGAGGTTAAGGCGATCGCCAACCAGTGGGTGATCGAGCAGCCGACGATCAACCCGGAGACCGGCGAGGCCGCGACCCGCAAGAACATCCCGAGCGACCATTTCCCGTCGCCCTTCGCCAACGAGGTCGCCGCCCGCGCCGCCAACAACAACGCGCTGCCGCCCGACCTGTCGCTGATCACCAAGGCCCGCGAGGAAGGCACCGCCTATGTCCACTCGCTGCTGACCGGCTACCGCGCCCAGTCGCCGGCGATGCTCAAGGCGTTCCCCGATGCGAAGACGCCCGAGGGGCTGCACTACAACCCGTATTTCGCGAACCTCAACATCGCGATGCCGCCGCCGCTGACGTCGGACGGCCAGGTGACCTATGCCGACGGCACCAAGGCAAGCGTCGAGCAGATGTCCGCGGACGTGTCGGCGTTCCTGACCTGGACCGCCGAGCCGAACCTCGAGGCACGCCATGCCGCCGGGTTCGCGTCGATCCTGTTCATCCTGATCTTCTGCGGGCTGGCTTGGGGCGCGTACCGCAACGTCTGGCGCGACGTGAAGCACTGA
- the hemF gene encoding oxygen-dependent coproporphyrinogen oxidase: protein MTPLDPQQAAARTWFESLRDRICAEFEAIEREAGSDASFDYTPWDRIDPSGAPGGGGVRGVMKGKVFEKVGVNVSTVGGTFEGEFAKSINGAGEDPRFSATGISLVAHMANPNVPAVHMNTRFLTTTKRWFGGGADLNPPLPIAEDTDYFHATMKAACDAHDPGYYPRFKEWADTYFYIPHRKVHRGVGGIFYDHLDGDFDADFALTRDVGEAFLTAYPTIVRRRMDMPFDAADMATMLAWRGRYAEFNLVYDRGTSFGLRTGGNVDAILMSLPPVATWA, encoded by the coding sequence ATGACCCCGCTCGATCCCCAGCAAGCCGCCGCCCGAACCTGGTTCGAATCGCTCCGCGACCGCATCTGCGCCGAGTTCGAGGCGATCGAGCGCGAGGCCGGGTCGGATGCGTCGTTCGACTACACGCCGTGGGACCGGATCGACCCGTCGGGCGCGCCCGGCGGCGGCGGGGTGCGCGGCGTGATGAAGGGCAAGGTGTTCGAGAAGGTCGGCGTCAACGTCTCGACCGTCGGCGGCACGTTCGAGGGCGAGTTCGCGAAATCGATCAACGGCGCGGGCGAGGATCCGCGCTTTTCCGCGACGGGGATCAGCCTGGTCGCGCACATGGCCAATCCGAACGTTCCCGCGGTGCACATGAACACCCGCTTCCTGACCACGACCAAGCGCTGGTTCGGCGGCGGGGCCGACCTCAACCCGCCGCTGCCGATCGCGGAGGATACCGACTATTTCCACGCGACGATGAAGGCGGCGTGCGACGCGCACGACCCGGGCTATTATCCGCGGTTCAAGGAGTGGGCGGACACCTATTTCTACATCCCGCACCGCAAGGTCCACCGCGGCGTCGGCGGCATCTTCTACGATCATCTCGACGGCGATTTCGACGCGGACTTCGCGCTGACCCGCGATGTCGGCGAGGCGTTCCTGACCGCCTATCCGACCATCGTGCGGCGGCGGATGGACATGCCGTTCGATGCAGCCGACATGGCCACGATGCTCGCCTGGCGCGGCCGCTATGCCGAGTTCAACCTGGTGTACGACCGCGGCACGTCGTTCGGGCTGCGCACCGGGGGCAATGTGGATGCGATCCTGATGAGCCTGCCGCCGGTCGCGACCTGGGCCTGA
- a CDS encoding MaoC family dehydratase — protein sequence MRYFEDIAVGETASFGHYPVTRDDVIAFAQKYDPQPFHLSDEAAAATHFGRLAASGWHTAAMTMAMLVEQGTVDPQASLGSPGIDELRWVKPVYPGDTLRCETEILEKRASASRPEMGLFKSRVSVFNQDDVMVMTFVSNVMIATRP from the coding sequence TTGCGCTATTTCGAGGATATCGCGGTCGGCGAGACGGCGTCGTTCGGCCACTATCCGGTGACCCGCGACGACGTCATCGCGTTCGCGCAGAAGTACGACCCGCAGCCGTTCCATCTGTCCGACGAAGCCGCCGCGGCGACGCATTTCGGGCGGCTCGCGGCAAGCGGCTGGCATACCGCGGCGATGACGATGGCGATGCTGGTCGAGCAAGGCACGGTCGATCCGCAGGCCAGTCTCGGCTCGCCAGGGATCGACGAACTGCGCTGGGTAAAGCCGGTCTATCCGGGCGACACGCTCCGCTGCGAGACCGAGATACTGGAGAAGCGCGCGTCCGCGTCGCGACCCGAGATGGGACTGTTCAAGAGCCGGGTGTCGGTATTCAACCAGGACGACGTGATGGTCATGACGTTCGTGTCGAACGTCATGATCGCCACGCGCCCCTGA
- a CDS encoding GNAT family N-acetyltransferase, whose protein sequence is MALIPVADDQLATIVTTLEMRQRPPLRPVPASRFRLVRWDRPALDRYRALFARVGAPWLWFSRLTMTDAALAAIVHDDGILVHAVVDAAGIEIGMVELDVRTPGVCEISYFGLVPELAGQGHGRWLMAETLARAWGKGIERVWLHTCTLDHTSALGFYRAQGFAAIRRTIETFPDPRALGLLPMESAPQIPYLASRR, encoded by the coding sequence GTGGCGTTGATCCCGGTCGCGGACGACCAGCTGGCCACCATCGTCACGACGCTGGAGATGCGGCAGCGGCCGCCGCTCCGCCCGGTGCCGGCGTCGCGGTTCCGGCTGGTGCGCTGGGACCGGCCCGCGCTCGACCGGTACCGGGCGCTGTTCGCGCGCGTCGGGGCGCCGTGGCTGTGGTTTTCGCGGCTGACGATGACCGATGCGGCGCTCGCCGCGATCGTCCACGACGACGGCATCCTGGTCCATGCGGTGGTCGACGCCGCGGGGATCGAGATCGGCATGGTCGAACTCGATGTCCGTACGCCGGGGGTCTGCGAGATCTCGTATTTTGGGCTCGTCCCCGAGCTTGCCGGGCAGGGGCATGGGCGCTGGCTGATGGCCGAGACGCTGGCGCGCGCCTGGGGCAAGGGTATCGAGCGGGTGTGGCTGCATACCTGCACGCTCGACCACACGTCCGCGCTCGGCTTCTATCGCGCGCAGGGGTTCGCGGCGATCAGGCGGACGATCGAGACCTTCCCCGATCCGCGCGCGCTGGGCCTGCTGCCGATGGAATCGGCGCCGCAGATTCCTTATCTGGCGAGCCGCCGATAG
- a CDS encoding cytochrome b, with protein MSFPWAKQYEPKAPLMRWLDEKLPLPRLVYSAVGAGYPVPRNLNYFWNFGVLAGAALAIQIITGIVLAMHYAANGGVAFDSVEHIMRDVNAGWFLRYAHANGASMFFIVVYTHIFRGLYYGSYKAPREMVWLLGVTIFLLMMATAFMGYVLPWGQMSFWGAQVITGFFSAIPLVGETIRVWLLGGFAPDDAALNRFFSLHYLLPFVIAGVIVLHIWALHIPGSNNPTGVEVKGEQDTVPFHPYYTAKDGFGLGVFLLVFASLLFFFPNYLGHPDNYIPANPLSTPAHIVPEWYFWPFYAILRAFTADFILPAKLWGVLAMFGSILLLFFLPWLDSSPVRSNNFRPKARIAFWVLVVDIFVLGYCGGAPATAFYVILSQICAAYYFAHFLIILPIISRLERPAPLPNSITEAVLNKHGGTSPAKTALSTAPAH; from the coding sequence ATGAGCTTTCCCTGGGCCAAGCAGTACGAACCGAAAGCCCCGCTGATGCGGTGGCTGGACGAGAAGCTCCCGCTTCCGCGTCTGGTCTACAGCGCCGTCGGCGCCGGCTATCCGGTGCCGCGCAACCTGAATTACTTCTGGAACTTCGGCGTCCTCGCCGGGGCCGCGCTCGCGATCCAGATCATCACCGGCATCGTGCTGGCGATGCATTACGCCGCGAATGGCGGGGTCGCGTTCGACTCGGTCGAACACATCATGCGCGACGTCAACGCCGGCTGGTTCCTGCGCTATGCGCACGCGAACGGCGCGTCGATGTTCTTCATCGTCGTCTACACGCACATCTTCCGCGGGCTCTATTACGGCTCGTACAAGGCGCCGCGTGAGATGGTCTGGCTGCTCGGCGTCACGATCTTCCTGCTGATGATGGCGACCGCGTTCATGGGCTACGTCCTCCCCTGGGGGCAGATGAGCTTCTGGGGCGCGCAGGTCATCACCGGCTTCTTCTCGGCGATCCCGCTGGTCGGCGAGACCATCCGGGTGTGGCTGCTCGGCGGGTTCGCGCCCGACGACGCCGCGCTCAACCGCTTCTTCTCGCTCCACTATCTGCTGCCGTTCGTGATCGCGGGCGTCATCGTCCTGCACATCTGGGCGCTGCACATCCCGGGGTCGAACAACCCGACCGGCGTCGAGGTGAAGGGCGAACAGGATACCGTCCCGTTCCATCCCTATTACACCGCGAAGGACGGCTTCGGGCTCGGCGTCTTCCTGCTGGTGTTCGCGTCGCTGCTGTTCTTCTTCCCGAACTATCTGGGCCACCCGGACAACTACATCCCGGCGAACCCGCTCTCGACGCCCGCGCACATCGTCCCCGAATGGTATTTCTGGCCGTTCTACGCGATTCTGCGCGCCTTCACCGCGGACTTCATCCTGCCAGCGAAGCTGTGGGGCGTGCTCGCGATGTTCGGGTCGATCCTGCTGCTGTTCTTCCTGCCCTGGCTGGACAGCTCGCCGGTGCGGTCGAACAATTTCCGGCCCAAGGCACGGATCGCGTTCTGGGTGCTGGTCGTCGACATCTTCGTGCTCGGCTATTGCGGCGGGGCTCCGGCAACGGCGTTCTACGTGATCCTCAGCCAGATCTGCGCGGCCTATTATTTCGCGCACTTCCTGATCATCCTGCCGATCATCTCGCGGCTCGAGCGTCCGGCGCCGTTGCCCAACTCGATCACCGAGGCGGTGCTGAACAAGCATGGCGGCACGAGCCCGGCTAAGACGGCGCTCTCCACCGCGCCCGCGCACTGA
- a CDS encoding tRNA (cytidine(34)-2'-O)-methyltransferase, with amino-acid sequence MRIALYEPDIAANVGAILRTATCFGVPVDLIEPMGFPWSRQAMARSGMDYADAAQVERHVDWDAFAGSARGRIVLLTTKGAVPLWDAAFREDDVLLLGSEGRGVPEHVHARADVRVVIPMRPGFRSLNIGVSAAMVLGEAMRQTGWQITS; translated from the coding sequence ATGCGCATCGCCCTGTACGAACCCGACATCGCCGCCAATGTCGGCGCCATCCTGCGGACCGCGACCTGCTTCGGGGTGCCGGTCGATCTGATCGAGCCGATGGGGTTTCCCTGGAGCCGCCAGGCGATGGCGCGCTCGGGCATGGACTATGCCGATGCGGCGCAGGTCGAGCGGCACGTCGACTGGGACGCGTTCGCCGGGAGCGCGCGAGGGCGCATCGTGCTGCTGACGACCAAGGGCGCGGTGCCGCTGTGGGACGCGGCGTTCCGCGAGGACGACGTGCTGCTGCTGGGGTCGGAGGGGCGCGGCGTGCCGGAGCATGTCCATGCGCGGGCGGACGTGCGCGTGGTGATCCCGATGCGGCCGGGGTTCCGGTCGCTGAACATCGGCGTGTCCGCGGCGATGGTGCTGGGCGAGGCGATGCGGCAGACGGGGTGGCAGATTACCTCATAA
- the petA gene encoding ubiquinol-cytochrome c reductase iron-sulfur subunit, which translates to MATVDDMVPPGSGPGLDAARPTLDDSHDPRRRDFINIAAVSFAGVGAVAIVLPLVNQMNPSADVLAQATTEIDLSKILPGQAIKTSFRKQPLFVRNLTPKEIQEADAVDISTLRDPQTLEERTKAGKKNWLITLGVCTHLGCVPLGAGEGENKGPFGGYFCPCHGSAYDTAARIRKGPAPTNLHVPDYAFNSDTVVTVG; encoded by the coding sequence ATGGCGACTGTCGACGACATGGTTCCCCCCGGCTCAGGGCCCGGACTCGATGCGGCCCGGCCGACGCTCGACGACTCGCACGACCCGCGCCGTCGCGACTTCATCAACATCGCCGCCGTCTCGTTCGCAGGCGTCGGCGCGGTCGCGATCGTGCTGCCGCTGGTCAACCAGATGAACCCGAGCGCCGACGTGCTCGCGCAGGCGACCACCGAGATCGACCTGTCGAAGATCCTCCCCGGCCAGGCGATCAAGACCAGCTTCCGCAAGCAGCCCCTGTTCGTGCGCAACCTGACGCCGAAGGAAATCCAGGAGGCCGACGCCGTCGACATCTCGACGCTGCGCGACCCCCAGACGCTCGAGGAGCGCACCAAGGCGGGCAAGAAGAACTGGCTGATCACCCTGGGCGTCTGCACCCACCTCGGCTGCGTGCCGCTGGGCGCGGGCGAGGGCGAGAACAAGGGGCCGTTCGGCGGCTATTTCTGCCCGTGCCACGGGTCGGCCTACGACACCGCCGCGCGCATCCGCAAAGGCCCGGCGCCGACCAACCTGCACGTGCCCGACTACGCCTTCAACTCCGACACCGTCGTCACGGTAGGCTGA